Proteins encoded by one window of Deinococcus radiodurans R1 = ATCC 13939 = DSM 20539:
- a CDS encoding 3'(2'),5'-bisphosphate nucleotidase CysQ, whose product MLYAPELQTAVRLAREAGALLLRHRAAGLTVEHKTSADDPVTAADREASALIVAGLHAAFPGDGLLSEEEVDSPGRLRHERVWIIDPIDGTKEFTTGSPDFCVSIGLAVRGEAVMGVVYAPATDELFSGVVGEGVQKNSEPVEPSTPTTFRLSVSDTEYQRELHRHDIPGMFPSGSIALKLARMAAGEADATFSMSPRAEWDICAGDALLRAAGGELRRRDGRPIVYNAPRPSLEQGIIGGTPAALAWLEDQLRAHHLPTAHLGLTPQDPAWAVLSDADRTELAGHPGVCVRYSGSDLLALLVIDPQTHTVQRAEGDAHHLDRLTRDVVRAGLVK is encoded by the coding sequence ATGCTTTACGCCCCCGAACTGCAAACCGCCGTCCGCCTCGCCCGTGAGGCGGGCGCGTTGCTGTTGCGTCACCGCGCCGCCGGGCTGACCGTAGAACACAAAACCAGCGCCGACGACCCCGTGACGGCGGCAGACCGCGAGGCGTCGGCGCTGATTGTGGCGGGCCTGCATGCCGCTTTTCCAGGTGATGGCCTGCTCAGCGAGGAGGAAGTGGACTCGCCTGGACGCCTGCGGCACGAGCGGGTGTGGATTATCGACCCCATCGACGGCACCAAGGAATTCACCACCGGCAGCCCCGACTTTTGCGTGAGCATCGGCCTCGCGGTGCGCGGTGAGGCAGTGATGGGCGTGGTCTATGCCCCGGCCACCGACGAACTGTTCAGCGGCGTGGTGGGGGAGGGGGTGCAGAAAAACAGCGAACCTGTCGAGCCATCTACGCCTACCACTTTCCGCCTGAGCGTGTCCGACACCGAGTACCAGCGCGAACTGCACCGCCACGACATCCCCGGCATGTTCCCGAGCGGTTCCATCGCCCTCAAGCTGGCGCGCATGGCGGCGGGCGAGGCCGACGCGACCTTTTCCATGTCCCCCCGCGCCGAGTGGGACATCTGCGCGGGCGACGCCCTACTGAGGGCGGCGGGCGGCGAACTGCGGCGGCGCGACGGGCGGCCCATCGTCTACAACGCGCCGCGCCCCAGCCTGGAACAGGGCATCATCGGCGGCACCCCGGCGGCGCTGGCGTGGCTCGAAGACCAATTGCGCGCCCACCACCTGCCCACCGCCCACCTCGGCCTGACGCCGCAAGACCCCGCCTGGGCCGTGCTGAGCGACGCTGACCGCACCGAACTGGCCGGCCACCCCGGCGTCTGCGTGCGCTACAGCGGCTCCGACCTGCTCGCCCTGCTTGTCATAGACCCCCAGACCCACACCGTCCAGCGCGCCGAGGGCGACGCCCACCACCTCGACCGCCTGACCAGAGACGTGGTGCGCGCTGGACTGGTCAAGTGA
- the argJ gene encoding bifunctional glutamate N-acetyltransferase/amino-acid acetyltransferase ArgJ, which translates to MTEPLPDVTFPQGFRAAAMAAGIKPSGKPDLSCVVSERDCAWAFAGTRSTTAAACVTRNRELYASGAPLRALVVNAGVANAATGQQGARDNADMADALASVLAVGEAEVITASTGVIGHLLPMDKVLSGVEHLPEELEGAALPFATAIMTTDTRSKLAHVTLSNGARIVGTAKGSGMIHPDMATMFAFAFTDAQVDQGALRGAFPAIVARTFNAVTVDGDTSTNDMTAVLANGAAGETDLTEFLTALEGVMRDLARQIAADGEGATRLLTVRVTGAASEAEALGAARTCCVSPLLKSAVHGADPNWGRVIMAVGRSGAGVKVEAMKVSVQGVPVFAGGPLNYDAAAVSQSMKTDEVIFDVDLGVGSARGEAWGCDLSAEYVSINADYTT; encoded by the coding sequence ATGACCGAGCCTTTGCCTGACGTGACCTTTCCCCAGGGCTTTCGCGCCGCCGCGATGGCCGCTGGCATCAAACCGAGCGGCAAACCCGACCTGAGCTGCGTGGTCAGCGAGCGTGACTGCGCCTGGGCCTTCGCGGGCACGCGCTCCACGACTGCCGCCGCCTGCGTGACCCGCAACCGCGAGCTGTACGCGAGCGGCGCCCCGCTGCGCGCCCTGGTGGTCAATGCGGGCGTGGCGAACGCGGCCACCGGGCAACAAGGAGCACGGGACAACGCGGACATGGCCGACGCCCTGGCGAGCGTGCTGGCGGTGGGTGAGGCCGAGGTCATCACCGCGTCCACCGGCGTCATCGGCCACCTGCTGCCGATGGACAAGGTGCTCAGCGGCGTGGAGCATCTGCCCGAGGAGCTTGAGGGCGCAGCGCTGCCCTTTGCGACCGCCATCATGACCACCGACACCCGGTCCAAGCTGGCGCACGTCACCCTCTCCAACGGAGCGCGCATCGTCGGCACGGCGAAGGGCAGCGGCATGATTCACCCCGACATGGCGACCATGTTCGCCTTCGCCTTCACCGACGCGCAGGTGGATCAAGGGGCGCTGCGTGGGGCTTTCCCCGCCATCGTCGCCCGGACCTTCAACGCGGTGACGGTGGACGGTGACACCTCCACCAACGACATGACGGCGGTGCTCGCCAACGGCGCGGCGGGGGAGACCGACCTGACCGAGTTCCTGACGGCGCTCGAAGGCGTGATGCGTGACCTCGCCCGCCAGATTGCTGCCGACGGCGAGGGGGCCACCCGGCTGCTCACCGTGCGCGTGACGGGCGCGGCGAGCGAAGCCGAGGCCCTGGGCGCCGCCCGCACCTGCTGCGTCAGCCCGCTGCTCAAGAGTGCCGTGCACGGCGCCGACCCCAACTGGGGCCGCGTCATCATGGCGGTGGGCCGCAGCGGGGCGGGGGTGAAGGTGGAAGCCATGAAAGTCAGCGTGCAGGGCGTGCCTGTCTTTGCCGGAGGGCCGCTGAACTACGACGCGGCGGCGGTCAGCCAGAGCATGAAAACCGACGAAGTGATTTTCGATGTGGACCTCGGTGTCGGCAGCGCGCGGGGCGAGGCGTGGGGCTGCGACCTCAGCGCCGAGTACGTGAGCATCAACGCCGATTACACGACCTGA
- a CDS encoding HAD family hydrolase: MTIKALFWDIGGVLLTNGWDREQRADVAQRFGLDTDDFTERHRLAAPELELGRMTLAEYLEQVVFYQPRDFTPEDFRAVMEEQSQPRPEVLALARDLGQRYRMYSLNNEGRDLNEYRIRTFGLGEFLLAFFTSSALGVMKPNPAMYRLGLTLAQVRPEEAVMVDDRLQNVQAARAVGMHAVQCVDAAQLREELAALGVR, from the coding sequence ATGACCATCAAGGCTCTGTTTTGGGACATCGGCGGCGTGCTGCTCACCAACGGCTGGGACCGCGAGCAGCGGGCAGACGTGGCGCAGCGCTTCGGGCTGGACACGGACGACTTCACCGAGCGTCACCGCTTAGCGGCGCCCGAGCTGGAACTGGGGCGCATGACCCTGGCCGAGTATCTGGAACAGGTGGTCTTTTATCAGCCGCGCGACTTTACGCCCGAGGATTTCCGCGCCGTGATGGAGGAGCAGAGCCAGCCCCGGCCCGAGGTGCTCGCCCTCGCCCGCGACCTGGGGCAGCGCTACCGCATGTACTCGCTGAACAACGAGGGCCGCGACCTCAACGAGTACCGCATTCGCACCTTCGGCCTGGGCGAGTTTCTGCTCGCCTTTTTCACGTCCTCGGCGCTGGGCGTCATGAAGCCCAACCCGGCGATGTACCGCCTGGGCCTGACGCTGGCGCAGGTGCGCCCCGAAGAAGCCGTGATGGTGGACGACCGCCTGCAAAACGTCCAGGCCGCCCGCGCCGTGGGAATGCACGCGGTGCAGTGCGTGGACGCCGCGCAACTGCGCGAAGAACTTGCGGCGCTAGGTGTGCGGTAA
- the polA gene encoding DNA polymerase I has product MADASPDPSKPDTLVLIDGHALAFRSYFALPPLNNSKGEMTHAIVGFMKLLLRLARQKSNQVIVVFDPPVKTFRHEQYEGYKSGRAQTPEDLPGQINRIRALVDALGFPRLEEPGYEADDVIASLTRMAEGKGYEVRIVTSDRDAYQLLDEHVKVIANDFSLIGPAQVEEKYGVTVRQWVDYRALTGDASDNIPGAKGIGPKTAAKLLQEYGTLEKVYEAAHAGTLKPDGTRKKLLDSEENVKFSHDLSCMVTDLPLDIEFGVRRLPDNPLVTEDLLTELELHSLRPMILGLNGPEQDGHAPDDLLEREHAQTPEEDEAAALPAFSAPELAEWQTPAEGAVWGYVLSREDDLTAALLAAATFEDGVARPAPVSEPDEWAQAEAPENLFGELLPSDKPLTKKEQKALEKAQKDAEKARAKLREQFPATVDEAEFVGQRTVTAAAAKALAAHLSVRGTVVEPGDDPLLYAYLLDPANTNMPVVAKRYLDREWPADAPTRAAITGHLLRELPPLLDDARRKMYDEMEKPLSGVLGRMEVRGVQVDSDFLQTLSIQAGVRLADLESQIHEYAGEEFHIRSPKQLETVLYDKLELASSKKTKLTGQRSTAVSALEPLRDAHPIIPLVLEFRELDKLRGTYLDPIPNLVNPHTGRLHTTFAQTAVATGRLSSLNPNLQNIPIRSELGREIRKGFIAEDGFTLIAADYSQIELRLLAHIADDPLMQQAFVEGADIHRRTAAQVLGLDEATVDANQRRAAKTVNFGVLYGMSAHRLSNDLGIPYAEAATFIEIYFATYPGIRRYINHTLDFGRTHGYVETLYGRRRYVPGLSSRNRVQREAEERLAYNMPIQGTAADIMKLAMVQLDPQLDAIGARMLLQVHDELLIEAPLDKAEQVAALTKKVMENVVQLKVPLAVEVGTGPNWFDTK; this is encoded by the coding sequence ATGGCCGACGCTTCCCCAGATCCCTCCAAGCCAGACACGCTGGTGCTGATTGACGGTCACGCGCTGGCGTTCCGTTCGTATTTCGCCCTGCCGCCGCTCAACAACTCCAAGGGCGAGATGACCCACGCGATTGTCGGCTTCATGAAGCTGCTCCTGCGGCTGGCGCGGCAAAAATCCAATCAGGTCATCGTGGTCTTCGACCCGCCGGTCAAGACCTTCCGGCACGAACAGTACGAGGGCTACAAGTCGGGCCGCGCCCAGACGCCCGAAGACCTGCCCGGCCAGATCAACCGCATCCGCGCGCTGGTGGACGCGCTCGGCTTTCCCCGGCTCGAAGAACCCGGCTACGAGGCCGACGACGTGATCGCCTCGCTGACCCGCATGGCCGAGGGCAAGGGCTACGAAGTCCGCATCGTGACGAGCGACCGCGATGCGTATCAGTTGCTCGACGAGCACGTGAAGGTCATCGCCAACGACTTTTCGCTCATTGGCCCGGCGCAGGTCGAGGAAAAATACGGCGTCACCGTGCGGCAGTGGGTGGACTACCGCGCCCTCACCGGCGACGCCTCCGACAACATCCCCGGCGCCAAGGGCATCGGCCCCAAGACGGCGGCCAAGCTCTTGCAGGAATACGGCACGCTGGAGAAGGTGTACGAGGCGGCGCACGCGGGCACCCTCAAGCCCGACGGCACCCGCAAGAAGCTGCTCGACTCCGAGGAGAACGTGAAGTTCAGCCACGACCTCTCGTGCATGGTGACCGACCTGCCGCTCGACATCGAATTCGGCGTGCGCCGCCTGCCCGACAACCCGCTGGTGACCGAGGACCTGCTCACCGAACTTGAGCTTCACTCGCTGCGCCCGATGATTCTGGGGCTGAACGGGCCAGAACAGGATGGACACGCCCCCGACGACCTGCTCGAACGCGAACACGCGCAGACCCCCGAGGAGGACGAGGCCGCCGCGCTGCCCGCCTTCAGCGCCCCCGAGCTGGCCGAGTGGCAGACCCCCGCCGAGGGCGCCGTCTGGGGCTACGTCCTGTCACGCGAGGACGACCTGACCGCCGCGCTGCTCGCCGCCGCGACCTTTGAGGATGGTGTGGCCCGCCCCGCGCCCGTCTCCGAGCCCGACGAGTGGGCGCAGGCGGAGGCCCCGGAGAACCTGTTCGGCGAGCTGCTGCCGAGCGACAAACCATTGACCAAAAAAGAGCAGAAGGCGCTGGAAAAAGCTCAGAAAGACGCCGAAAAAGCGCGGGCCAAGCTGCGCGAACAGTTCCCGGCGACGGTGGACGAGGCCGAGTTCGTCGGGCAGCGCACGGTGACGGCGGCGGCGGCCAAGGCGCTCGCGGCGCACCTCAGCGTGCGCGGCACCGTGGTGGAGCCGGGCGACGACCCGCTGCTTTACGCCTACCTGCTCGACCCCGCCAACACCAACATGCCGGTGGTGGCCAAGCGGTATCTGGACCGCGAGTGGCCCGCCGACGCCCCGACCCGCGCCGCCATCACCGGGCACCTGCTGCGCGAGCTGCCGCCGCTGCTCGACGACGCCCGGCGCAAGATGTACGACGAGATGGAAAAGCCGCTCTCGGGCGTGCTGGGGCGCATGGAAGTGCGCGGGGTGCAGGTGGACAGTGACTTTTTGCAGACGCTCTCCATTCAGGCCGGGGTGCGCCTTGCCGACCTCGAATCCCAGATTCACGAGTACGCGGGCGAGGAGTTTCACATCCGCAGCCCCAAGCAGCTCGAAACGGTGCTTTACGACAAGCTCGAACTCGCGAGCAGCAAGAAGACCAAGCTGACCGGGCAGCGCTCCACCGCCGTCTCTGCCCTCGAACCGCTGCGCGACGCGCATCCCATTATCCCGCTGGTGCTGGAGTTCCGCGAACTCGACAAGCTGCGCGGCACCTACCTCGACCCCATCCCCAACCTCGTCAACCCGCACACGGGCCGCCTGCACACCACCTTCGCGCAGACGGCGGTGGCGACCGGGCGTCTGAGCAGCCTCAACCCCAACCTGCAAAACATCCCCATCCGCTCGGAACTCGGGCGCGAGATTCGCAAGGGCTTTATTGCCGAGGACGGCTTTACCCTGATTGCCGCCGACTACTCGCAAATCGAGCTGCGGCTCCTCGCCCACATCGCCGACGACCCGCTGATGCAGCAGGCGTTCGTGGAGGGTGCCGACATTCACCGCCGCACCGCCGCGCAGGTGCTCGGGCTCGACGAGGCCACCGTGGACGCCAATCAGCGCCGCGCCGCCAAAACGGTCAACTTCGGCGTGCTGTACGGCATGAGTGCTCACCGCCTCAGCAACGACCTCGGTATTCCCTACGCCGAGGCCGCGACCTTCATCGAGATTTATTTCGCCACCTACCCCGGCATCCGGCGCTACATCAATCACACGCTGGACTTCGGGCGCACGCACGGCTATGTGGAAACGCTCTATGGCCGCCGCCGCTACGTGCCGGGCCTGAGCAGCCGCAACCGCGTGCAGCGCGAGGCCGAGGAGCGGCTCGCCTACAACATGCCGATTCAGGGCACCGCTGCCGACATCATGAAGCTGGCGATGGTGCAGCTCGACCCGCAGCTCGACGCCATCGGTGCCCGGATGCTGCTGCAAGTGCACGACGAACTGCTCATCGAGGCGCCGCTCGACAAGGCCGAGCAGGTCGCCGCGCTGACCAAAAAAGTCATGGAAAACGTGGTGCAGCTCAAGGTGCCGCTGGCGGTGGAAGTGGGGACGGGGCCGAACTGGTTTGACACGAAGTGA
- a CDS encoding Nramp family divalent metal transporter, giving the protein MDSRSPSLPDDRPDPPEQHLDARAGATLRGTAGPRGVRRILPFLGPAVIASIAYMDPGNFATNIEGGARYGYSLLWVILAANLMAMVIQNLSANLGIASGRNLPELIRERWPRPLVWFYWIQAELVAMATDLAEFLGAALAIQLLTGLPMFWGAVVTGVVTFWLLNLQKRGTRPLELAVGAFVLMIGVAYLVQVVLARPDLAAVGAGFVPRLQGPGSAYLAVGIIGATVMPHVIYLHSALTQGRIQTDTTEEKRRLVRLNRVDVIAAMGLAGLINMSMLAVAAATFHGKNVENAGDLTTAYQTLTPLLGPAASVLFAVALLASGLSSSAVGTMAGDVIMQGFMGFHIPLWLRRLITMLPAFIVILLGMDPSSVLILSQVILCFGVPFALVPLLLFTARRDVMGALVTRRSFTVIGWVIAVIIIALNGYLLWELLGG; this is encoded by the coding sequence ATGGATTCCCGTTCTCCCAGCCTGCCCGACGACCGCCCCGACCCGCCAGAACAGCATCTCGACGCGCGGGCCGGGGCGACGCTGCGCGGGACGGCGGGACCACGCGGAGTGCGGCGCATCCTGCCGTTTCTCGGGCCGGCGGTCATCGCGTCTATCGCCTACATGGACCCCGGCAACTTTGCGACCAACATCGAGGGCGGTGCCCGTTACGGCTACAGCCTGCTGTGGGTGATTCTGGCCGCCAACCTGATGGCGATGGTGATTCAGAACCTCAGCGCCAACCTGGGCATCGCCAGTGGGCGCAACCTGCCCGAACTGATCCGTGAGCGCTGGCCCCGGCCCCTGGTGTGGTTTTACTGGATTCAGGCCGAACTCGTGGCGATGGCGACCGACCTCGCCGAGTTTCTGGGGGCCGCCCTCGCCATTCAACTGCTCACCGGCCTGCCGATGTTCTGGGGCGCGGTGGTCACGGGCGTCGTCACCTTCTGGTTGCTGAACCTGCAAAAGCGCGGCACCCGTCCGCTGGAACTCGCGGTGGGCGCCTTCGTGCTGATGATCGGGGTGGCGTACCTCGTGCAGGTCGTGCTGGCGCGGCCCGACCTCGCGGCGGTGGGCGCGGGCTTCGTGCCCCGCTTGCAGGGGCCGGGCAGCGCTTACCTCGCGGTGGGCATCATCGGGGCGACGGTCATGCCACACGTCATCTACCTGCACTCGGCGCTCACGCAGGGACGCATACAGACGGACACCACTGAGGAAAAGCGCCGCCTCGTGCGCCTGAACCGGGTGGACGTGATCGCCGCGATGGGGCTGGCGGGCCTGATCAACATGAGCATGCTCGCCGTCGCTGCCGCCACCTTTCACGGCAAGAACGTGGAAAACGCGGGCGACCTGACCACCGCCTACCAGACGCTCACGCCGCTGCTGGGGCCGGCGGCGTCGGTGCTGTTCGCCGTCGCCCTGCTCGCCTCGGGCCTGAGCAGCTCGGCGGTGGGCACCATGGCCGGCGACGTGATCATGCAGGGCTTCATGGGCTTTCACATCCCGCTGTGGCTGCGCCGCCTGATCACCATGCTGCCCGCTTTCATCGTCATTCTGCTGGGCATGGACCCGTCGTCGGTGCTGATCTTGTCGCAGGTCATTCTGTGTTTCGGGGTGCCCTTCGCGCTGGTGCCGCTGCTGCTGTTCACGGCGCGGCGGGACGTGATGGGCGCACTCGTGACCCGGCGCTCCTTCACAGTGATTGGCTGGGTCATCGCGGTCATCATCATCGCGCTCAACGGCTACCTGCTGTGGGAGCTGCTGGGGGGCTGA
- a CDS encoding DUF5661 family protein produces MSENRDISPEEARRIGDQIGVDWDKFDLEEFRRGLDVEFEHGSHDPQTDVTHDDPVMTGKIALAHLKEFPDYYTRLEKMEAEAEKFWGTEEKSE; encoded by the coding sequence ATGAGCGAAAACCGTGACATCTCTCCTGAAGAAGCCCGCCGCATCGGGGATCAGATTGGTGTGGACTGGGACAAGTTCGACCTCGAAGAGTTTCGGCGCGGCCTGGATGTCGAATTCGAGCACGGCTCCCACGACCCGCAGACCGACGTGACCCACGACGACCCCGTGATGACGGGCAAAATTGCGCTGGCGCACCTCAAAGAGTTCCCCGACTACTACACCCGGCTGGAAAAGATGGAAGCCGAGGCCGAGAAATTCTGGGGAACGGAGGAAAAGAGCGAGTAG
- a CDS encoding M20 family metallopeptidase — MSAVLGDGLREQVVAWRRHLHQHPELGFQEHQTARYVEEQLRDMPGLHLSRPTETSVLAVLKGGKPGRTVLLRADMDALPIEEEADVEFKSQTPGVMHACGHDGHTAMLLGAAKQLSAQAADLHGEVRFIFQHAEEVFPGGAEQLVDAGVMDGVDLAVGTHLMTSVPVGTVVLRDGALMAAPDAFDITIQGKGGHGAMPHQTVDPVVIAAQVVMAFQTAVSRLRDPIDPGVVSVTQIHGGSAHNVIPDTVTLGGTVRTFSDELRAQMPGRLETLLRGICEAYGATYTFTYHGGYRSVNNDPATTERLRKVVREVLPEVTVSDGVPLMGGEDFSAYLTRAPGTFVLIGAGNAEKGMTAPHHHPKFMIDESALEQGVQIYVGAARALTAS; from the coding sequence GTGAGCGCCGTTCTGGGCGACGGCCTGCGCGAACAGGTGGTGGCCTGGCGCCGTCACCTGCACCAGCACCCCGAACTCGGCTTTCAGGAGCACCAGACCGCCCGCTACGTCGAGGAGCAACTGCGCGACATGCCGGGGCTGCACCTCAGCCGCCCCACCGAAACGAGCGTGCTGGCGGTTCTCAAGGGGGGCAAGCCGGGCCGCACCGTGCTGCTGCGCGCCGACATGGACGCCCTGCCCATCGAGGAAGAAGCCGACGTGGAGTTCAAGTCGCAGACGCCCGGCGTCATGCACGCCTGCGGCCACGACGGGCACACGGCAATGCTGCTCGGCGCGGCCAAACAGCTTTCCGCGCAGGCGGCGGACCTGCACGGCGAGGTGCGGTTCATCTTCCAGCACGCCGAGGAAGTCTTTCCCGGCGGCGCCGAGCAACTCGTGGACGCGGGCGTGATGGACGGGGTGGACCTCGCGGTGGGCACGCACCTCATGACCTCGGTGCCGGTGGGCACGGTGGTGCTGCGCGACGGAGCCTTGATGGCCGCGCCCGACGCCTTCGACATCACCATCCAGGGCAAAGGCGGGCACGGGGCCATGCCGCACCAGACGGTGGACCCGGTGGTCATTGCCGCGCAGGTGGTCATGGCGTTCCAGACGGCGGTGTCGCGGCTGCGTGACCCCATCGACCCCGGCGTGGTCAGCGTGACCCAGATTCACGGCGGCAGCGCCCACAACGTCATCCCCGACACCGTGACGCTCGGCGGCACCGTGCGGACTTTCAGCGACGAGCTGCGCGCGCAGATGCCGGGGCGCCTCGAAACCCTGCTGCGCGGCATTTGTGAGGCGTATGGGGCCACCTACACCTTCACGTACCACGGCGGCTACCGCTCGGTGAACAACGACCCGGCGACCACCGAGCGCCTGCGGAAAGTCGTGCGCGAGGTGCTGCCCGAGGTGACCGTCAGCGACGGCGTGCCGCTGATGGGCGGCGAGGACTTCAGCGCCTACCTGACGCGCGCGCCCGGCACCTTCGTCCTGATCGGCGCGGGCAACGCGGAAAAAGGCATGACGGCGCCTCACCACCACCCCAAGTTCATGATCGACGAGTCGGCGCTGGAACAGGGCGTGCAGATCTACGTGGGCGCGGCGCGGGCATTGACGGCGAGCTGA
- a CDS encoding ABC transporter substrate-binding protein has translation MRPRWFLSALTLALLAAPAGAVSLVYGAGGDPVSLDSGTIVDGNSSVVQMQVYDTLVKFKKGTSELAPGLATSWSANKDSTQWTFTLRKGVKFSDGTPFNADAVVYNINRWWDPEASGGAKAQGKSFISWQFTFGGFKGEKNTLLKSVKAVGQDKVVLTLTRPFAPLPAAFATTFFGIASPAAVKQEGAKYGTPTSLPVGTGPFVMQSWKTGDRIVLKPNPNYWGNKAKYDQLVIRFIKDPSQRLNELKAGTIDFTSDLNPEQLKSVQGDKNLKAVIIPSFNVGLLSLNHSNKYLKNDKVRQAIGMAINKKAIVDAFWNGLGESSSSILPSSLKWADNPSVPADYKFDPAAAKKLLADAGYPNGFSLDLWYMPVSRPYFPTPKPIAEALAADLGAIGIKVNLKTEDWAKYLEDRLKTPGFDMHMIGWTGPYASPYTFYNTHYGLEAEADIKYKSPRLDALMLKAAASSSRAEQAKVYAELHKITYGLNLRFPIVHSRPLAATRSYVKGWEPGPSVLTPFEDITLDGKK, from the coding sequence ATGCGTCCACGCTGGTTTCTGAGCGCCCTCACCCTTGCCCTGCTCGCCGCACCTGCCGGCGCCGTTTCGCTGGTCTACGGCGCGGGCGGCGATCCCGTCTCGCTCGATTCGGGCACCATCGTGGACGGCAACTCGTCGGTGGTCCAGATGCAGGTCTACGACACGCTCGTCAAGTTCAAAAAGGGAACGAGCGAACTCGCGCCCGGCCTGGCGACGAGCTGGTCGGCCAACAAGGACTCGACCCAGTGGACCTTTACCCTGCGCAAGGGAGTCAAATTCAGCGACGGCACGCCCTTCAACGCCGACGCCGTGGTCTACAACATCAACCGCTGGTGGGACCCCGAGGCGTCCGGTGGCGCCAAAGCGCAGGGCAAGTCCTTTATCTCGTGGCAGTTCACTTTCGGCGGCTTCAAGGGGGAGAAAAACACCCTGCTCAAGAGCGTGAAAGCCGTGGGCCAGGACAAGGTCGTGCTGACCCTCACCCGTCCCTTCGCGCCGCTGCCCGCCGCCTTCGCCACCACCTTCTTCGGCATCGCCTCGCCCGCTGCCGTCAAGCAGGAGGGGGCCAAGTACGGCACGCCCACCTCGCTGCCCGTCGGAACCGGCCCCTTCGTCATGCAGTCGTGGAAAACCGGCGACCGCATCGTGCTCAAGCCCAACCCCAACTACTGGGGCAACAAGGCGAAGTACGACCAGCTCGTCATCCGCTTTATCAAAGACCCCAGCCAGCGCCTCAACGAGCTCAAGGCCGGCACCATCGATTTCACGTCCGACCTTAACCCCGAGCAGCTCAAGAGTGTTCAGGGCGACAAAAACCTGAAGGCGGTCATCATTCCGTCGTTCAACGTGGGCCTCCTGAGCCTCAATCACTCCAACAAGTACCTCAAGAACGACAAAGTGCGGCAGGCCATCGGCATGGCGATCAACAAGAAAGCCATCGTGGACGCCTTCTGGAACGGCCTCGGCGAGAGCAGCTCCAGCATCCTGCCGTCCTCCTTGAAGTGGGCGGATAACCCCAGCGTGCCCGCCGACTACAAGTTCGACCCGGCGGCAGCCAAGAAACTGCTCGCCGACGCGGGCTACCCCAACGGCTTTTCGCTCGACCTGTGGTACATGCCGGTCAGCCGCCCGTATTTCCCCACGCCCAAACCGATTGCCGAGGCGCTCGCGGCGGACCTCGGGGCCATCGGCATCAAGGTCAACCTCAAGACCGAGGACTGGGCCAAGTACCTCGAAGACCGCCTCAAGACTCCCGGTTTCGACATGCACATGATCGGCTGGACCGGGCCGTACGCCAGCCCCTACACCTTCTACAACACCCACTACGGGCTGGAAGCCGAGGCCGACATCAAGTACAAGAGCCCGCGCCTCGACGCGCTGATGCTCAAGGCGGCGGCGAGCTCCTCGCGGGCCGAGCAGGCCAAGGTGTACGCCGAGCTGCACAAAATCACCTACGGGCTCAACCTGCGCTTTCCCATCGTCCACAGCCGTCCGCTGGCGGCGACCCGCAGCTACGTCAAAGGCTGGGAGCCGGGCCCGTCGGTCCTCACGCCCTTTGAGGACATCACCCTGGACGGCAAGAAGTGA
- the aat gene encoding leucyl/phenylalanyl-tRNA--protein transferase, translated as MPAARTFLQHPDPLTREIAEGYAGGSFLMDNGDGLRWYGVPGRALVPLTEDAGLHVARRMRRELKHFRPSVDLAFDEVIAGCRGHLPGSPERDGEWISDELVEIYQHLHTTGLAHSFEVWQGDELAGGVLGLALGGAFIAESKFHRLTNGSKAALIHLAEHLDRQGFALLDAQIQNPHLATLGVYEVTDKEYRRLLRRALALDVEL; from the coding sequence ATGCCCGCCGCCCGCACCTTTTTGCAGCACCCCGACCCCCTGACCCGCGAGATTGCGGAGGGCTACGCGGGGGGGTCGTTTCTGATGGACAACGGCGACGGCCTGCGGTGGTACGGCGTGCCGGGTCGGGCGCTGGTGCCGCTCACCGAGGACGCCGGGCTGCATGTGGCCCGCCGAATGCGGCGCGAGCTGAAGCACTTTCGGCCCAGCGTGGACCTGGCCTTCGACGAGGTGATCGCCGGTTGCCGGGGCCACCTGCCGGGCAGCCCCGAGCGTGACGGCGAGTGGATTTCCGACGAGCTGGTCGAGATTTACCAGCACCTGCATACCACCGGCCTGGCGCACTCCTTCGAGGTCTGGCAGGGCGACGAACTCGCCGGGGGTGTGCTGGGGCTGGCGCTCGGGGGCGCCTTCATCGCCGAGAGCAAGTTTCACCGCCTCACCAACGGGAGCAAGGCGGCGCTCATTCACCTCGCTGAGCACCTTGACCGCCAGGGCTTCGCGCTGCTCGACGCGCAGATTCAGAACCCGCACCTCGCCACCCTCGGCGTATATGAAGTCACCGACAAGGAGTACCGGCGCCTGCTGCGGCGGGCGCTTGCGCTGGACGTGGAGTTGTGA